The region TACGGATGCAAATGGGAGCAGACAGAATGTGCATGCCATCTCCATCTATTGAGCAATTAGTTGATGCTGTCAAACAAGTTGCCTTGGCCAACAAGAGATGGGTATTGCTTCACTTTCTTgtattatatcaaaataaatttttgtttcttttctatATCGGGTTCATGGCGGACCATTTTTACATGAGTGAACTCTGCTATGAGAGGAATAATGAAAATGCGGTCTAGATAAGAAACTTCCATATAGTCTTGCAaagaattttttgtttataccgaATTCATGTTGAGTGAACTCCGCTATTTAAGGTAGTGGAGTTCTCATGAGAAAATTTGGTCTAGATGAGAAACTTCCATATAGTCTGGCAAaagattttttgtttataccggATTCATGTTGAGTGAACTCCGCTATTTAAGGTAGCGGAGTTCTCATGATTAAATTCGGTCTAGATGAGAAATTTCATGTAGCGTATCTAATTGTTTTTGAATTGGTGGTTACAGATTCCTTCTCTAGGAAATGGGTCATTGAATATTAGACCTTTGCTAATGGGAACAGGGCCAGTTCTTGGGGTAAGACCAGCACCAGAATGTACATTTCTGCTCTATGCTTCTCCTGTTGGCAATTACAGTAAGGTTGGTGTCTGAACTTTCTTCATATTTAAGCAATTTTGGTTTGaatctgaaattaaaaatttcaaactcgATTTGAAATCAATCGAAATGAGCCTCAGCTTGGTAGAATGATTGAGCATTGAGTTCGACTTGGCTCAACTCGACGCAATTATTTGATACCCAACGAGGCAGGGATACGGAAATTGCGAAACAGtaatattttaaggttttctataTTAAAATGATGTTTCAAGTTTCTGACACGTTTTCGGAATGTAAaacaattgattgaataaagtGTCTACGCTACTTAgattatttgtataaatattgaataaaaaattactacTAATATACAAGCATTACTATGAGTATGTATTATAACACTCAATTAGGCTCGGGAGTAttcaaaattgatttgataATTGACTCAAATAGATTGAACTCAAACTCGAGTTTTCAAGTATTTTCGGAGTGCTCGCTAATTGACTCGACTCAGTTACACCCCTAATTACGGTTTGATTACAATAACAAGTGATTTGTCAACTagtattttgtttatatttgaaGTATCTAGGTTTTGTATTGAACAGGGCCCCTTGAATCTTCTTGTTGAAGAACATATTCATAGAGCCATGCCAGGTGGAACTGGAGGCATCAAAACCATCACTAATTACTCACCAGTCAGCACAACTAAActtaattacatactaaattatTAACAACTCTATTTTTTTCAAGATAAATTATCTTTTAGTACTTCTGATATGCATATAGGTTTATAAAGCAAGTTCAGAAGCAATGGCAAAAGGCTTCTCGGATGTACTGTTTCTTGATGCAGAGACTGGAAATTATATAGAGGAGGGTACTGCATGTGATGTATTCGTCGTCGAggtattaaataaatttgttaaacgtaaacaaaaaaaagtataaatgcaGGTCTAGTATATTGGTGTATATAGTGAATAATAGGTATGTTTTTGGTATACATACTAGTAAAAGTATATTGGTTTAAATTGTGTTccgaaattttaaatttagtgaTTGATTTAGCTAAAATCCTGTAATTGCCACACATGTTAAGTTTGTGATTCTACTTTACAGGGAAATATGATCTCAACACCAGCAATATCTGGTACTATTCTCTCTGGAATAACCCGGAAAAGCATTATCGAGATCGCTCTTTCTTTCGGGTACCAAGTAACTATCTTTAAATCATTACAACATCAGAACTTGCTCTCTTCAATTCATGCAAACAAGTAATAAGTGATCAACCAACTCTTTAATCAGGTGGAAGAACATGTTGTTCCGCTGGAGGAGTTGATAACTGCTGATGAAGCTTTCTGCCACTACAAGAAAATTGGTTTTTAGCGGCGGTTTTTAAGGATTATAGGGGCGGTTTAAACCGTCTCTATAAAACATAGAGACAGTCTTTCAAACCGTCTCAAGAGCGTTGTTCTTTTGACTGTCGGTATGTTTTAGAGACGGTTGTGACAACCGCCGGGGTATGTAATATTTTATCTACGGTTTGTAGAGGCGGTTAGTGTGTGAAatctaaaacaaaatcaaaatcaaaattaaaacctAAAACAAGATCAGAAACAATAATAAAACCTAAACCAAAATCGAAATAAGTTTTAATCTCGATACTAACCTAACAATCGAATCTGAATCGATGAAAAACTCAGTAGAGAAGATCAAATCCACCAATCAGTTTTGGTGTAGTGTGCACAGGAACTGTTGgaaaattattgaatttaaaaaattaaaaaggaaaaagtgccttgtaacttgaaatgagaagatagagagttttgtggttttcccacattgcttaggaaaactcaatacattgggtttataaacttggtctttctcatatgggtttgggccccaaggggtacccagttttgtgaacgggctaggagttacatcctacccgatttaccacacgCGCGCACCGTCCGTCCGGTCGGCCGGCCTGGCCTGGTCTGGTCTGGGTGGGTGGTTCGGTTCGgctagcactttattttttgcatacaaaagtattaatgattttttattcaattattttgtaacTGTAATGACTCTTCCTCTCCATCTGACTGTTGCTGTTTTTCTTCATTAAATCAGAAATCATTTTCTGTATTTATTGTTCACTCAGCAGCTATGTTTTCTTAGCCTATAAATACTggcttcatttttcattttgaaaacacagaaacacagagcaatacagagaaagtgttttagagctgatttcacagtgcagtgtgatcagtatttccggctgttttatcctagggacgccgcggttgatagtcagctttgcacctccgagctgtgccgcgaaacgtctaaaaaagagcgacctagtccgcgactcagcctcatcaTATTCAGTTTTACAGCAATTGTATCAACAATTTTTAGACGTGTCCCTTTACAATTGCTGCCATGAATACCGATGAGGTTGCTGCCTACGGTTCTTCTACTGTTGATGCCAACAAACCATTCCGGTTTGAAGGCTTGCATTTCAAAAGATGGAAACAGAAGACTGAATTTTTCCTAACCATCAAGAAGGTGGTTTCTGTTTTGACAATGGCAATACCTGTCGTTGATGAAACTGCcgaggaagaagaaaaggaaaaacagaACGGTGAACTTCAACAGTGGATAACTAATGATTACTTGTGCAAGAATTTTATTCTCAATGCACTAAGTGATGATCTCTATGATTACTACAATGATGGAAAGACTGCAAAAGAAACTTGGGAGGCGctgcaaaagaaatatgatACCGAGGAGGCGGGGACTAAAAAGTATGCAGTCAGCCGCTACcttaaatatcaaatgagtgatGAAAAATCTGTCGAGGCGCAATCccatgaattgcagaaaatagctCATGAGATCATCTCCGAAGGTATGGTTCTTGATGAACAATTTCAAGTTGCTGTTTTAATTGACAAATTACCTCCTTCGTGGAGGGACTTTAAGAATTCTCTCAGGCACAAAACAAAAGAGTTCTCGCTGGAAAGCTTGATCACTCGTCTTCGGATTGAGGAAGAGGCGAGAAAACAAGATCTAAAAGATGAAGTGCTGGTTGTTTCTAACAACACAAGGAAGTTTAGTTCGATGAGTCTGAAGCCTAATGGCAAGAATTTTAAGAATCAGAATCGCAActcgaaccaaaaccaaaatgtgAATCGCAACAAAGCGAACCAGAATGGTAATCCTTCAAGGAACCATATTGTGAAACAGGCACCACCTGTTAAGAATGACCTGCCACCATTTCTATGCTTTAACTGTGGAAAACCGGGTCATATGGCACGCAAGTGTCGGAACAAGCCAAGTACTGCTCCACAGGCTAACTTGACTGAAGAGCCTTTTACGGCTATGATAACAGAAATGATGGctgagatcaaccttgttgGTGGATCAAGTGGTTGGTGGGTAGACACAGGCGCTAATCGCCATGTTTGCCACGATCGTGCTATGTTCAAAACATACACTGCCGTGGACGATAAGAAAGTATTACTGGGTGATACTCACACCACTACTGTCGCTGGAATTGGAAGTGTTGAACTGAAATTTACTTCAGGAAAAACACTAATCTTGAAGGATGTGATGCACACTCCTATGATGAGGAAGAACTTGGTGTCTGGCTATCTTCTCAACAAGGCTGGATTCTTTCAGACTATTGGTGGAGATATGTACACCATTACtagaaatggtatttttgtgggaaagggttatgcttgtgagggtatgtttaagttgaatgttgaaattatcaataaagatgTTGCTTCTGTTTACATGGTTTGTGATTTTAATACTTGGCATGCAAGACTCTGTCATGtaaataaaaggataattaacaacatgagcaccctaggattaattcctaaaatgaaccaaactgagtttgaaaaatgtgaattctgtagtcaagctaagataactaaaaactcacataaatcagtaattagagaatctgaacctttagatttaatacattctgatatatgtgaacttgacggtaccttgaccagaaatggtaaaagatattttatcacttttattgatgattgttctgattttacacatgtgtatttgatgaaaaataaaagtgatgcacttgacatgttcaagttatttgtaacagaaattgaaaatcaattcaataagaaaatcaagagatttcgcagtgatagaggtactgaatatgaatctagcttgtttatagaattctataactcacatggtattgtgcatgaaagaacagcaccttattctcctgaaatgaacggtaaagccgaaagaaaaaatagaacacttacagaagcagtagtgtctattttattgaattctggagctgcttcttattggtggggtGAAATTCTGTTGACTGTTTGTTATGTACTCAACAGAGTCCCGAAATCAAACAGGAAGATTTCACCTTATGAGAtcctaaagaaaagacaaccaaatttgtcttatttgagaacttggggctgtttagcctatgttcggattcctgatccgaaacgaataaaattagcaagcagagcctatgaatgtgttttcattgggtatgcagtcaatagcaaggcttatagattttatgacttgactgcacgAGTTATTATTGAATCAGTAGACgctgatttttatgaacagaaatttccttttaaattaggaaatagtgggggcgaatcatcTAGTAATGTTCCTGTGGtcaggaataatgagattactAATGATAAAGAACCAGAAATCAGAAGaagtaaaagagctagaatTTCGAAAGACTTTGGAACTGATTTCCATGTCTATTCTTTAGAGGAGGATCCTACGAACCTCCAGGAAGCTTTAACTTCATTAGATTCTGATTTGTGgcaagaagccataaatgatgagatggatTCATTAGAGTCCAATCATACATGGCATTTGACTGATCTGCCTCCCGGTTGCAAAACCATAGGTTGTAAATGGATCTTAAAAAGGAAATTGAAACCTGATGGTACTGTAGACAAATACAAAGCTCGACTTGTAGCCAAGGGTTACagacaacgtgaaaacgttgatttctttgatacctattcacctgttactagaataacatccattagagtgctgatttcgatcgctgcgctatatgatttggtcgtacaccaaatggatgttaaaactgcttttttaaatggtgaactggaggaagaaatttacatggatcaacctgaaggttttgtaatacatggtcaggaacagaaggtgtgcaagttagacaaatctttgtatggtctaaaacaagcacctaagcaatggcatgagaaatttgataatcttgtcatctcaaatggatttaaagtgaatgaaagtgacaaatgtatttactacaaatctgaaaaggaactttgcactttcatatgtctttatgtagatgacttgttgatttttggatcaaatattcatgttgtgaatgctgtgaaatcaatgttgagtgccaactttgatatgaaagatctaggtgaagcgaatgtcattcttggcataaagataactagatctgaaaaaggaatttctttagatcaatctcactatgttgagaagattctaaagaaatataactacttcgactgtaaacctgcatgtacaccttatgatccaagtgtaaaactttttaagaacactggtgatagtgtacgacagtctgaatatgcgagcatcattggcagccttcggtatgccactgattgtactagacccgacattgcatatgtcgttggattactgtgcaggtttactagtagacctagtattgagcattggcatgctattgaaagggttatgagataccttaaaagaacaataaatcttggattacattatctgaagcatcctgctgtacttgaagggtatagtgatgcagattggaatacattgtcagatgattccaaagccacgagcggctatattttcagtatagctggtggagctgtttcttggaaatcaaagaaacagacgattctggctcaatctacgatggagtcagaaatgatagcactagctgctgctagtgaagaagcaggatggctaagaagcctgctagctgagattcctttatgggaaagaccgataccagctgtgttgatccattgcgatagtaccgcggctattgcaaaaattgagaaccgttattataatggtaagaaacgacagatacgtcgtaagcacagcactgttagagagtttatctcaacaggggctgttagagtggatcatgtacgcactgatgataacttagcagatcctttgacgaaaggattagctagagagaaagtccataaaacCTCAAAAGAAATGGGACTATTGCCTATTGAATGAATCATCCataatggtaacccgacctaactgactggagatcccaagaaataggttcaatgggtaataacaagttatgaatgatatgagccagaacatgcaaAATTAATGCATGATTCCTAAAGCGAGAagaggatgagttaatagaatctcttaatgaagtctatactccatatggagtggagtacctagctataggagtactcttgatagcttcacctttgtgaatgtggaagtggggccgcttcctatgaaatttgaggcaaaatttctagagcgttcactaaactgggatagacgtgcagggccataaatgcacgggctttagaaaaacacttatgaaaAAAACGTGCGTGGTTTgatgtccgagatagagttcaagactacgagtcactcttgttgaatcagaatcttactcactacgcaaaggttcaaatcgaaagatacctttgtttatgcacaatcttaacagaaattgctcgagaaactatttttaaaattcaaagtgggggattgttggaaaattattgaatttaaaaaattaaaaaggaaaaagtgccttgtaacttgaaatgagaagatagagagttttgtggttttcccacattgcttaggaaaactcaatacattgggtttataaacttggtctttctcatatgggtttgggccccaaggggtacccagttttgtgaacgggctaggagttacatcctacccgatttaccacacacgcgcgcgcgcgccgtccgtcTGGTCGGCCGGCCTGGCCTGGTCTGGGTTGGGTTGGGTGGGTGGTTCGGTTCGgctagcactttattttttgcatacaaaagtattaatgattttttattcaattattttgtaacTGTAATGACTCTTCCACTCCATCTGACTGTTGCTGTTTTTCTTCATTAAATCAGAAATCATTTTCTGTATTTATTGTTCACTCAGCAGCTATGTTTTCTTAGCCTATAAATACTggcttcatttttcattttgaaaacacagaaacacagagcaatacagagaaagtgttttagagctgatttcacagtgcagtgtgatcagtatttccggctgttttatcctagggacgccgcggttgatagtcagctttgcacctccgagctgtgccgcgaaacgtctaaaagagagcgacctagtccgcgactcagcctcatcaTATTCAGTTTTACAGCAATTGTATCAACAGGAACCGCCATGGTTAATAAAACTATGTTTCCGCATTTACGTCGTATATCAAGAAGTAATATCTTGTCAAATCCGCGGTTAATATTTCACTAGAGGAATTAAAAACGTTAAGTACAAgttaaatcatgaattttaataTTCTATATTTACAAagctcattttaaattttagcaatttggaTCACAAAGCAGTTTtcagataaaataattattatttaaatgctGGAACAATATATATTCTagcatttattatttgaaaattgttCAGAGttacaaattgcaaaaaaaaaaaaaataccgtGATTGATATTACTGAGATTTCACGGTCGTGTTGTAATTGCTAATCATgctaaaaattcataatttgatTTGCCattaacccaaaaaaataaCATTGTCAAGGCTGTAAGCACAAAATCGGGTTCAAATACAAGTTTAATAATGAACTTTGACGagtaaaattttttaattttaataatgtcAAACATAAACTATCGATGTTTTACATATTTGGAATACCAAGCAAATTCTGATGGAAAAAAAATGTCGATATGAATGTTGAATCAGTTTATATTCTGGCTATCACATCATCATTTTTCTAATTAGAAAATTATTCGGTGttctaaattgcaaaaaaatagtatttcccgtttaatatatataaaatttaaaagtcatgttataattgcaaaataaGCTGAAATTTATGAACTGCTTTACAATTAACCCGGAAAAATAACATTGTCAAGGCTATAAGCACAACAATCTTGAGAAGAGAATTTTCAGAATCTCAATTGGATAATTTCCAGCTTCGTAGTTTTCATGCAAATAATAAAGTACAGAAGCACATGAACAAAAAttctcaaaagaataaataaactATACATTAGTCTCTAACCTTTATGTTGTTCAACTGCATAATTAACAAGTCATTCCAAGTATCTGTAATCCCAGGCAAACACTAATGCAAGCAGTCATCATACCTCTTCCCACCAGCCGACATATACCTGGAACTCGCTCATGCTGGTTATATCCAAGATATGGAAATCAGATCCGTCAAGGGCCTTCACGAGGTGTTCATTTACAAGACGTGTTTCCACATTTGTCCCATTGTTCTTTATAGAGAAGAGTTctttaaagaataaaaaaatatactactCTCTCTTCTCTCTAATAAACCAGTACGAAAACCTTGGGTTTAAGGATGTGGTTTTCCGGCCTCTTGGGCGGAAAACCATCTCATccactttttttcttctttttttctttactttacTCTTTACTTTACcttgttttttaataaatctctcTGTTTGAAGTTTTCTATGATTATATAATTTTCTAGGATAGTTCTTTTTTTGTTGCATGTTGAATTTTTTGGATCATTTTAAAGTTATGGTATTTGTTTGAGctttgtatttaaattttttataatccaTAATGCAGCTAATGAGATTCATCATGACTCAGCTCAGCCAGCTCAGCAGAATCCAGCTCAGCATCAAGATTCTGGTTGCAGCAAAGGTTCATTCTCCATTAATGCAACAGATGCCACATCAGCAAACAATGTGTTTAGCATGTGTCAATATCCTGGAAATCAGGATTCTGTTATTAACAAAATAGTTAGCTATGTCAGTTAGATAGGTGGTTATTTTAATAGACTAGGAATATTCTGTTTTGGTTGTTAATTTTCTGTTAACTGCTTCGTGTATAAAAGTAGTGACAGTTAACAGCTTTTGTAACTATTCTTTCACAAATTAATAAAGATTAGTTTCCATTTCTTAATATGGTATTAGAGGTCAGAGAAATGCTCTAACTCTTTCGCGTTTACTCTTTATCTTCTTCATTAAGCTTTCTTCTTCATTGAGCTTGTTCCTGATCAACAATGGCGAACTACACAAATCATGAGTTGAGACCAGAAGAGACTATTTCCAATCCTTATTTTCTTCATCCAGGAGAAAATCCTTCTTTGATTCTTGTTGTTAATCCATTGATTGGAGGTAACTATCATATGTGGTTCAGATCCATGAGAATGGATCtgttatcaaaaaataaatacaagttTGTGAATGGCACCATAGCTATACCATATCAAGCAGATTCAATGTATGAGATTTTGGAGCGCTGCAACAACATGGTTGTCTCATGGATAATCAGGTCTGTATCTCCTACTATTGTTCAGAGCATCTCATGCCTTGATAATGCTATTGATATATGGAATGACCTTAGAGAAAGGTTTTCTCAATGAGACACAACCAGGATTGGTGATCTCTATGAAGAAATTTATGCTTTAAAATAGAACAATCTATCTGTTACTGAATACTTCACTTTGTTGAAAACATTATGGGATGAATTGACCAATTTGAGGCCGATACCTAGCTGCACATTCTTGCCTGGATGTTCTTGTGGAATTGCAGATATAGTGAAGAAATTACTATGAGAATGATCATGTAATCAAGTTCCTTAAGGGATTGAATGACAATTTTACTCAAATTAGGTCACAAATAGCTATGATGGAGCCTTTACCTGTTATAAACAAGGTTTTTTCATTGGTTCTCCAATATGAAAGACAGCTTGGACATTCTGGAATCACAAAATCCAATGGTTTCCTTGCTAGAGGGAATTATGCATGAGAGACTACTTGTCACAATGCAGCATATGAACCACATGATAATCATATTGATATGAATGAATCCAATGCCTTATTGGTCAGAGGAAAAGGAATTTTGGGAAGTAAACCAGCTTTCTATAAGAAACCTGGTTACCACCAGAAAATCAGCAGCAATGCTCACATTATGGCCTCACCAACCACATAATAGACACATGTTACAAGAAAAATGGGTATGCACCTGGATATCCATTCAGAAACAAGCAAAGTAATTTTGTTAATCAAGAAGAAAATAATCATATGATTGGCAATTCTGGCTATGGAAAAAGTCAGAATCAGTCTCATTCTTTTGATTCATATGGAGCAGATGCTAACAAGAAAGGTAAAGTATCTTTTCCATTTATAGCTGAACAGTATGCCAAGATTATGGCCATGATTCAATCAACAATAGATGCTGGAAGTTCTTCTTCTAATCATGTCAACACTCTATCAGCTAGTTCCAAGCCTGACTATCACACATGTAAGCTAGTTCACACTTGTCTTCATTCTGCTAAGTCTTTAACAAATGAATGGATAGTTGACACTGGTGCAACTGATCATATAACTTTCTCACTAGAAATGTTTACAAGTTATAAGCCTGTTACTAGAGTTAAAGTTAATCTCCCTAATGGTCAACAAGTAAATGTGACTCATATTGGCACTATTGTTCTATATGATTCCTTCATTCTTCATGATGTGTTGTATGTCCCTATCTTCACTTTCAATCTCATATCAGTTAGTAAATTGACTGATCAACCTCAAattctctttcttttttattcCAACATGTGTCATATTCGGGAAATTCCCAAGTGGAGGATGATTGGGATAGCTAGAAAGAGAAAGGGATTTTACCACTTAGAGCTCAACAAGTCTGCCTCTTGTAACACTGTCTCAAACAATGATTCTGATTCTCAAAAATCATGGCATCTCATATTAGGACACTTGTCTAGTTCTAGATGAAAATTCTGCAGCAGATTGATTCTGTCATTTCTTGTACTTCTTTTGATGTATGTGATGCTTGTCATCTTTCCAAGCAAAAAAGATTACCCTTTCCTGTTAGTCAATCTACTTCTGCAGCTACATTTGACCTTATTCATATGGATTTATGGGGGCCATGTCAAGGCATCTCATTAAAAGGTTTCCTTACTATTGTAGATGACCATAGTAGATACACTTGGATTTTTATGTTGAAAAATAAATCTGATGCTAGATAGCAAATTCAAAATTTCTGCTCTTTTATTCAAACTCAATTTCAAAAGGTCATTAAAATCATTAGAACTGATAATGGATTAGAGTTTGAAATGCCAGACTTCTTTCATTCTCATGGCATTTTACACCAAAAATCTTGTACTTATACTCCTCAATAAAACATTATTGTTGAAAGGAAACACCAACATATCCTCAATGTTGCTAGAGCTTTATTCTTTCAAGCATCAATTCCTCTCCACTTCTGGCTAGAATGCATATTGCATGCTGTCTACTTAATCAACAGAACACCATCTGCAGTTCTGCAAAACAAAACTCCTTTCTATTTTCTTTATCAAAAACACTCTTCTTATTCTCATCTTAGAGTGTTTGGTTGCCTTGCATTTGCAACCAACACCTTTTCTCACAAATCTAAGTTTGATCCTAGAGCTGTGAAATTTGTTTTATTAGGTTTTCAAACTGAAGTTAAGGATTACAAATTGCTTAATCTTGCTACACAACGGATTTTTATATCTAGAGATGTCCAACTCTATGAACACATTTTTCCATTTGTTCAACTTGCTCAAGAGACAAACCAGTCCAGTTCTAATTCTTCCACAATGCCCTTTGAAATTTTTCAGTCACAGCAGAATCCAGTTGTTTCTAATTCGGTCCATACTTCAGTGAATAATCCTTGGTCTATTCTTCCACCATTTCCCCTATCCAAAATTCTCCTGAATCTGTTTTTCAGGAGGAAGATTTTCCATTACTCAGAAGATCTTCAGAGTTCATCTCAAGGATTATACTTTAAATCTTGCTTATACAACTACTCCTCATACTCTCAATTCAGTCCTTTCCTACTCTAAATTGTCCACAACACATCATGCTTTCACTACTTCCATTTCAAATATGAAGGAACCATTTAGTTACGATGAAGCAATCAAATATGATTGCTGGAAACAGGCAATGCAATCAGAGATTAATGCTTTGGATCTTAATAAAACTTGGACCATC is a window of Mercurialis annua linkage group LG2, ddMerAnnu1.2, whole genome shotgun sequence DNA encoding:
- the LOC126669922 gene encoding branched-chain amino acid aminotransferase 2, chloroplastic-like; its protein translation is MRRADMVNERKITIVNGNLDVLLLLVHLILWFNSTNSMMGFWGFVLNQNLGGYGGFDSVKRLAARCKRRGFRKRAPGGESVMMVMVEVEENHGGDLKRYCFDDKDEFYNELGQHGTFWCHISVLKPESTPILLEGLKAYRGEDKHIRLFRQEENAVRMQMGADRMCMPSPSIEQLVDAVKQVALANKRWIPSLGNGSLNIRPLLMGTGPVLGVRPAPECTFLLYASPVGNYSKGPLNLLVEEHIHRAMPGGTGGIKTITNYSPVYKASSEAMAKGFSDVLFLDAETGNYIEEGTACDVFVVEGNMISTPAISGTILSGITRKSIIEIALSFGWKNMLFRWRS